The following coding sequences are from one Parabacteroides pacaensis window:
- a CDS encoding Gfo/Idh/MocA family protein, with protein MDELHFAVLGTGFWSQFQIGAWSEIAGVNLVALYNRTKSKAETLAQRFHVPAVYDDVEELFAKEKLDFVDIITDVDTHKKFVEAAVNAGIKHIICQKPMAPDWESAKSMVELCKKANVSLYIHENYRWQAPVRRFKEILDSGIIGKPFKARISFLSGFPVFENQPFLKELDHFILTDMGSHILDVCRYLFGEASRLWCQTKTVNPQIKGEDVATILMEMENGVSLYTEMSYASITEHDMFSTVNILVEGEKGSITLGPGKSFEIRTTTRHGTTLEKVTFPFYVWADPDYIVNHESGIHINNNLFQAIRGEGKAENTSFDNLETVRLVWASYASAERGTSIKIKEFN; from the coding sequence ATGGATGAATTACATTTTGCAGTATTAGGAACCGGATTCTGGTCGCAATTCCAGATAGGAGCATGGAGTGAAATTGCGGGAGTGAACCTGGTAGCCTTATACAACCGTACCAAATCCAAAGCAGAAACGCTGGCTCAGCGTTTTCACGTTCCTGCCGTTTATGATGATGTAGAGGAACTGTTTGCTAAAGAAAAATTGGATTTTGTAGATATTATTACCGATGTCGATACGCATAAAAAGTTTGTAGAAGCTGCGGTAAACGCAGGAATAAAGCATATTATTTGCCAAAAACCTATGGCTCCCGACTGGGAAAGTGCCAAAAGTATGGTAGAATTGTGTAAAAAAGCAAATGTCTCTCTTTACATCCATGAAAACTATCGCTGGCAAGCTCCGGTAAGGAGATTTAAAGAAATTCTGGATTCCGGGATCATCGGCAAACCTTTTAAAGCCCGCATTTCATTTCTTTCAGGATTCCCTGTGTTTGAGAACCAACCTTTTTTAAAAGAGCTAGATCATTTTATCCTGACGGATATGGGATCACATATCCTGGATGTTTGCCGCTATCTATTCGGAGAAGCCAGCCGGTTATGGTGCCAGACAAAAACGGTCAATCCTCAAATTAAAGGAGAAGATGTAGCTACCATACTAATGGAAATGGAAAACGGTGTTTCCTTATATACCGAAATGTCGTATGCCTCTATTACGGAGCATGACATGTTTTCTACGGTGAATATATTGGTAGAAGGAGAAAAGGGTAGCATAACCTTAGGCCCCGGCAAATCTTTCGAGATACGTACCACAACGAGGCATGGCACTACCTTGGAGAAAGTCACCTTCCCCTTTTATGTCTGGGCCGATCCGGATTATATAGTAAATCATGAAAGCGGAATCCATATTAATAATAATTTATTCCAAGCCATCCGGGGAGAAGGAAAAGCGGAAAACACAAGTTTCGATAATCTGGAAACCGTACGATTAGTATGGGCTTCTTATGCTTCTGCGGAAAGAGGTACATCTATAAAGATAAAAGAGTTTAATTAA
- a CDS encoding phosphogluconate dehydrogenase C-terminal domain-containing protein has translation MKKITIVGAGGKMGMHISANLKNEPFDISYIEPAEAGKQRLATLGIVPVALEGAIPEADVVILAIPDIAIEKVAPEIVKWMKTGSMMITLDPAVPYAGKLPQRSDIAYFITHPCHPSVFNWEPTAEAQKDRFGGKRAKQSIVCTLMQGNESDYTTGEAIAKKMYAPVLRAHRITVEQMALLEPGLVETLSSTCIYVISEGLKEVIRQGVPAEAARDFLLGHLNIQLAVLFKELPGAVFSDAANKAIVRGMNEIFKPNWKNVLEIENVKEQIKAITGE, from the coding sequence ATGAAAAAGATTACTATTGTAGGAGCAGGAGGGAAAATGGGCATGCACATCTCCGCCAATTTAAAAAACGAACCGTTCGATATTTCATATATCGAACCTGCCGAAGCCGGAAAACAACGGTTAGCCACACTAGGTATTGTTCCGGTAGCCTTAGAAGGAGCTATCCCGGAAGCAGATGTCGTCATCTTAGCCATACCCGACATAGCGATCGAAAAAGTGGCTCCGGAAATTGTAAAGTGGATGAAAACAGGTTCCATGATGATCACGCTCGATCCGGCGGTACCTTATGCAGGTAAGCTGCCTCAACGGAGTGATATTGCTTATTTTATTACCCACCCTTGTCATCCTTCGGTTTTTAACTGGGAACCTACGGCCGAAGCTCAGAAGGACCGGTTTGGAGGCAAACGAGCAAAACAATCCATCGTATGTACCTTAATGCAAGGAAACGAATCGGACTATACAACCGGGGAAGCCATAGCAAAGAAGATGTATGCACCGGTACTCCGAGCCCACCGTATTACAGTAGAACAAATGGCTCTGTTAGAACCCGGATTAGTGGAAACCTTGTCTTCTACTTGCATCTATGTGATAAGTGAGGGCTTAAAGGAAGTGATCCGGCAAGGTGTTCCGGCAGAAGCTGCCCGGGATTTTTTATTAGGACATCTCAATATCCAGTTAGCCGTATTATTCAAGGAGTTACCAGGTGCCGTATTTTCCGACGCTGCTAATAAAGCTATTGTCAGAGGAATGAACGAGATCTTCAAACCCAACTGGAAAAATGTATTGGAAATAGAAAATGTAAAAGAACAAATTAAAGCTATTACGGGAGAATAA
- a CDS encoding ABC transporter permease — MINHYLKTAFRNIRKYKQQNIISIIGLAIGFVCFALSVLWIRYELSYDNFHKGADRIYRVRIITRWDNSMAQVTPSLLASYLKTTWPEVDAACVLNSFDIKELKVDNKLYETFTLYIDSSFYDIFSVKVIEGNLDFIKSKAQGIAITPELATRMFGNEKAIGKTMQYFGKELTVEALVEGWGMHTNMPFQCIMPLRIHATDKWHTFSYRTYIRLKEGVDRKKFEQKVLAFGEKGELDDFSFSKIVFTPIKELHYTFPEKDSRVKFSHVFLFALSGLLVILCSLFNYLTLFINCLKIRSKEFALRKTNGATNQNLFLMLTCEIAILLVLAITVGLILMEWCLPMFKHLSGVDDSAAHIYMETLSYGVLIVAITIVLVLIPVIMYFRSQTLYSSLKDTKVGIRKNLFRKVSIVLQLFISIGFIYCTLVIYKQVDHILHADTGIDQQNTVAVSCYSGEIEAMYQELKQLPEVREMILTRAGFLPASSSRRADWKPEEKSGETDLPVRCELKNATADFISFYRIPFVEGRSFNESSSDANEVIINEKARNAFGWTSGVRKRLVDDEGKVRVVVGVVKNFISTSPTEPTKPMVFLPESFPQTCLIRYLPGEKKACCQAIEDRLLKKFPDVTFHIHTVEDTLEEYVKSESALFSLLGFVSVVCIVVSLFGIYSLAMLICERRRKEIAIRKVLGASIGSILLLFYREFFVLLGIASVLAFSISYVIMKPWREQYIRQVAIGPEMYAGIFLGMLACIVLTIGWLVWRTARINPAEVIKSE; from the coding sequence ATGATAAATCATTATCTTAAAACGGCATTCAGGAATATCCGGAAGTACAAGCAACAGAACATCATCAGTATCATCGGCCTGGCAATAGGTTTTGTCTGTTTTGCCCTGTCCGTGCTATGGATACGATATGAATTGAGCTACGACAATTTCCATAAAGGGGCGGACCGTATTTACCGGGTGAGGATAATTACGCGCTGGGATAATAGCATGGCTCAAGTCACCCCCTCTCTATTGGCCTCTTACCTGAAAACGACTTGGCCGGAAGTAGACGCTGCTTGTGTCCTCAATTCGTTTGATATAAAAGAGCTGAAAGTAGATAATAAATTGTACGAAACTTTCACTCTCTATATAGATTCATCTTTCTATGATATTTTCTCAGTGAAAGTGATAGAAGGAAACCTCGACTTCATAAAATCGAAAGCACAAGGGATTGCCATTACGCCCGAACTGGCAACCCGTATGTTCGGCAACGAAAAGGCAATTGGAAAAACAATGCAGTACTTTGGCAAAGAATTGACGGTAGAGGCTCTTGTGGAAGGCTGGGGAATGCATACCAACATGCCGTTCCAATGTATTATGCCTTTACGGATACACGCTACTGACAAATGGCATACTTTTTCTTACCGCACTTATATCCGTTTGAAAGAAGGAGTCGACAGGAAAAAGTTCGAACAGAAGGTTCTTGCATTTGGGGAAAAAGGAGAGTTAGATGACTTTAGTTTCTCCAAAATAGTCTTCACTCCCATAAAAGAGCTCCACTACACCTTTCCCGAAAAAGACAGCCGTGTCAAGTTTTCGCATGTCTTTCTTTTCGCCCTCTCGGGGTTGCTGGTCATTTTGTGTTCCCTTTTCAACTATCTTACCTTGTTTATCAATTGCTTGAAAATACGAAGCAAAGAATTTGCCCTAAGGAAAACTAACGGGGCGACTAACCAAAATCTCTTCTTAATGCTGACCTGCGAAATAGCTATCCTGCTGGTACTTGCCATAACGGTAGGTTTGATATTGATGGAATGGTGCTTACCGATGTTTAAGCATTTATCGGGGGTAGATGACTCCGCCGCACATATTTATATGGAAACGTTGAGCTACGGTGTGTTGATTGTGGCTATCACCATCGTACTGGTGTTAATTCCGGTGATAATGTATTTCCGGAGTCAGACGCTTTATTCGTCTTTGAAGGATACTAAGGTAGGCATCCGCAAAAATCTATTCCGTAAGGTAAGCATCGTTTTGCAATTGTTTATTAGTATAGGTTTTATTTATTGTACGCTAGTCATCTACAAGCAAGTAGATCATATATTGCATGCCGATACAGGCATAGACCAACAAAACACAGTTGCCGTAAGCTGTTATTCGGGGGAGATTGAGGCGATGTATCAAGAATTGAAACAGCTTCCGGAGGTCCGGGAAATGATCCTGACCCGGGCAGGTTTTCTACCTGCCAGTTCTTCCCGGCGGGCCGATTGGAAGCCGGAAGAGAAAAGTGGGGAGACAGACCTTCCCGTAAGATGTGAGCTCAAGAATGCTACGGCTGATTTCATTTCCTTTTACCGGATACCGTTTGTAGAGGGACGAAGCTTTAACGAAAGCAGCAGTGATGCCAACGAAGTAATTATCAACGAAAAGGCGCGGAATGCTTTTGGTTGGACGTCAGGTGTAAGAAAGCGATTGGTAGATGACGAAGGGAAAGTACGCGTGGTAGTCGGTGTGGTAAAAAATTTTATCAGCACTTCGCCCACTGAACCGACCAAGCCAATGGTCTTCTTACCTGAATCTTTCCCACAAACTTGCCTCATCCGCTATCTGCCGGGAGAGAAAAAGGCTTGCTGCCAGGCGATTGAAGACAGGCTTCTCAAGAAATTTCCGGATGTTACCTTTCATATTCATACGGTAGAAGATACGCTGGAGGAATATGTCAAGTCGGAGTCGGCTTTGTTTTCACTGTTAGGGTTTGTTTCGGTGGTCTGCATCGTCGTTTCCCTGTTTGGTATTTACTCACTTGCCATGCTTATTTGCGAGCGAAGGAGGAAGGAGATTGCCATCCGCAAGGTGCTGGGGGCCAGCATCGGGAGCATATTGCTGTTGTTTTACCGGGAGTTCTTTGTACTGCTGGGGATTGCTTCGGTATTAGCATTCAGTATAAGTTACGTTATTATGAAACCTTGGAGGGAACAATATATCCGGCAGGTGGCTATCGGGCCGGAGATGTATGCCGGTATTTTCCTAGGCATGCTGGCCTGCATTGTGCTTACTATCGGTTGGCTGGTATGGCGCACGGCCCGCATCAACCCGGCGGAAGTAATCAAGAGTGAATAA
- a CDS encoding hybrid sensor histidine kinase/response regulator transcription factor — MKNIFLFFWLLFPLCLNAQPYSVKRLGATEGLSNTNILGIAQDKRGFLWIATEEGLNKFDGTRFTNYYKGMPDKLNLTGNELNCLLDDPDEPILWIGTQRAGLNAYNYKNDTFTVYKHDPKNPNSLITDDVTDLQPAPDGNLWIATYWRGIDHLDKKTHIFTHYNTETVTGLGSNHIWSVADGGDGNLYIGHTSHGFSILSVKDKKAKNFRHNPADPHSLPSNEVLCVYKDNNNNIWLGTTHGLALFNPAEENFIHFKDSGKAMSHPVFDIKQINGNKLWIAMELGGIAIVDLTQSLFLPPARIHFDDIREGNDEYGLSNPSVRCLFQDSFHNVWAGTWGGGINFLSHHSPLFNVCSYSPLPTAERNLTDKMIGSLSLDQENKLWVGTNKGDINVLKKGKRIAIYKKENLTGAPVQASLCDSKGNLWFGFFNGGALFYDKNRKDFRQVFPPDKSTLDVRAIYEDKNHAIWIGTSNGIYKADSDGRSFPNPYIRQGQVRCIVKDDQGNFWVGTFGSGVIVYSSDFKEIKYFVTANQFPSNTINALYKDRKNGIWVATGEGLVHFPSSCGGNYKVYGREDGLVNTHIRAITEDASGNIWLSTNKGISCYKQDKNCFYNYGDKDHVPVCGFMSSSTACDEEGNIYFGSLDGLCHFNPNTVLEKREAPAAIITEMKIFEPLTESGNDEEVVSLRECPEVELNHRQNNFTIVFNIQNYALANQVEYAYMLKGLEDAWYTVTDPNTVTFRNIPPGNYQFLVKTRIRNQQWSDLITSLDIRIAPPLWLTWWAKSLYLLAGMLILFFLFYAYKKRLEMATLYELEKKNHEQELELNNERLRFYTNITHELRTPLTLILGPLEDMQKNNSLSGKDAQKISVIHQSAIRLLNLINQILEFRKTETQNKKLCVCRDNIASLVHEIGLKYKELNRKPDIDFVIEIEKEEILLYFDKEIITIILDNLISNAIKYTEKGTITLGLYQCIRNNTHLTEIKVSDTGYGISPKALPYIFDRYYQEGGNHQASGTGIGLALVKNLVKLHEGKISVESTLNVGSAFSISLLTDNTYPHVLHADSPQKVHPEKEEPVNIKTGNKQVLLIVEDNPDICDYIADSFSGEFEVKTAGNGKTGFETALQYIPDIIVSDIMMPVMNGIDMCKKLKDDVRTSHIPIILLTAKDSLQDKEEGYHTGADSYLTKPFSATLLHSRIHNLLESRKRLAERFKSSSVLQEKRAVVTESLNKLDTEFIQKINRLIEEQLASEKTDISYLATNMCMSNSTLYRKMKALTGLSTNEYIRKIKMHHAERLLLEGKYTISEVAFKVGINSTVYFRQCFKEEFGVLPSEYFKQFKKE; from the coding sequence ATGAAAAACATCTTTCTTTTCTTTTGGTTACTGTTCCCGCTGTGCCTGAACGCACAGCCTTATTCCGTTAAACGCTTAGGAGCTACCGAAGGATTATCCAACACCAATATTTTAGGGATTGCTCAAGATAAACGCGGCTTCCTGTGGATTGCAACGGAAGAAGGACTTAATAAATTCGACGGAACTCGTTTTACGAACTATTACAAAGGAATGCCCGACAAATTAAACCTTACGGGAAACGAATTAAATTGCCTGCTGGACGATCCGGACGAACCAATTTTATGGATCGGAACCCAGCGGGCCGGCTTGAATGCTTATAACTATAAGAATGACACATTTACTGTCTACAAGCACGACCCTAAAAACCCCAATAGCTTAATCACTGATGACGTAACAGACTTACAACCTGCTCCGGACGGTAATTTGTGGATTGCCACTTATTGGAGAGGCATCGATCATTTAGATAAAAAGACCCATATTTTTACCCACTACAATACGGAAACGGTAACCGGATTGGGGAGCAACCATATTTGGTCGGTAGCAGACGGCGGTGACGGCAACTTATACATAGGACATACCTCTCACGGGTTCAGTATCCTTTCCGTAAAAGATAAGAAAGCAAAGAATTTCCGCCACAATCCAGCTGATCCCCATAGCCTACCGAGTAATGAAGTATTATGTGTATATAAAGACAACAACAATAATATCTGGCTGGGCACTACCCATGGACTGGCTTTATTTAATCCGGCAGAAGAAAACTTTATCCATTTTAAAGACTCTGGAAAAGCAATGAGCCACCCGGTTTTCGATATCAAACAGATAAACGGCAACAAGCTATGGATTGCCATGGAATTGGGAGGGATTGCCATAGTGGACCTTACTCAAAGCCTGTTCCTCCCACCTGCACGGATACACTTCGATGATATCCGGGAGGGGAACGACGAATACGGATTATCCAACCCCAGCGTACGTTGTCTTTTCCAAGACTCATTCCATAACGTATGGGCAGGCACGTGGGGAGGCGGCATCAATTTCTTGAGCCACCACTCCCCCCTATTCAATGTATGCAGTTACTCCCCTCTTCCCACTGCGGAAAGGAACCTGACGGATAAAATGATAGGTAGCCTTAGCTTAGACCAGGAAAATAAATTGTGGGTAGGCACGAATAAAGGAGACATCAATGTTTTAAAAAAAGGGAAACGTATTGCTATTTATAAAAAAGAAAACTTGACCGGTGCTCCGGTCCAAGCATCGTTGTGTGACTCGAAGGGGAATTTATGGTTCGGCTTTTTCAACGGAGGCGCGCTTTTTTATGATAAAAACAGGAAAGATTTCCGTCAAGTATTTCCTCCGGATAAATCTACTCTCGACGTACGTGCGATTTATGAAGATAAGAACCATGCTATATGGATCGGTACTTCAAACGGGATATATAAAGCAGACTCAGATGGTCGCTCGTTTCCCAATCCATATATCAGACAAGGACAAGTCCGTTGTATTGTAAAAGACGATCAAGGGAATTTCTGGGTCGGTACTTTCGGAAGCGGGGTGATTGTTTACTCCTCCGACTTTAAAGAGATAAAATACTTTGTTACCGCTAACCAATTTCCATCCAATACCATCAATGCTCTATACAAAGACAGGAAGAACGGTATTTGGGTAGCAACGGGTGAAGGTTTAGTGCACTTTCCTTCATCCTGCGGCGGGAATTATAAGGTCTACGGACGCGAAGACGGATTAGTCAATACCCATATCCGGGCGATTACGGAAGACGCTTCAGGTAATATTTGGTTAAGTACGAACAAAGGAATCAGTTGCTACAAACAAGACAAAAACTGTTTTTATAACTATGGCGATAAAGATCATGTTCCTGTTTGCGGTTTCATGAGTAGCAGTACGGCTTGCGATGAAGAAGGAAATATTTACTTCGGTTCCCTGGACGGTCTGTGCCATTTCAATCCGAATACAGTATTGGAAAAGCGCGAAGCTCCGGCTGCCATCATCACCGAAATGAAAATATTCGAACCTCTAACGGAATCGGGTAATGACGAAGAAGTCGTTTCTCTCCGTGAATGTCCGGAAGTAGAACTAAACCACCGGCAAAACAACTTCACCATCGTTTTCAATATTCAAAATTATGCCTTGGCTAACCAAGTGGAATACGCTTATATGTTAAAAGGTCTGGAAGATGCGTGGTATACCGTAACAGACCCGAATACCGTAACTTTCCGGAATATCCCTCCCGGTAATTATCAGTTCCTGGTAAAAACACGTATCCGGAACCAACAATGGTCAGACCTAATCACAAGTCTGGATATCCGGATCGCTCCCCCGCTTTGGTTAACCTGGTGGGCCAAATCATTGTACCTCTTAGCGGGTATGCTTATCTTGTTCTTCCTGTTTTATGCCTATAAGAAGAGACTCGAGATGGCTACTTTATATGAATTGGAAAAAAAGAACCACGAACAAGAACTGGAATTGAATAATGAACGCCTGCGCTTCTATACCAATATAACGCATGAACTTCGTACCCCTTTAACCCTGATATTGGGTCCTTTGGAAGATATGCAAAAAAATAACTCCCTTTCCGGGAAAGATGCACAGAAAATATCAGTCATCCATCAAAGTGCTATTCGCCTGCTAAACCTGATTAACCAGATATTGGAATTCAGGAAGACTGAAACCCAAAACAAAAAATTGTGTGTATGCCGGGATAACATCGCTAGTTTAGTGCACGAGATAGGATTAAAGTATAAAGAATTGAACCGCAAACCGGATATTGACTTTGTGATCGAAATAGAAAAAGAAGAAATACTTTTATATTTCGATAAGGAAATAATCACCATTATACTGGACAATCTGATTTCCAATGCTATAAAATACACAGAAAAAGGAACGATTACCCTCGGACTGTACCAGTGTATCCGGAACAACACACATCTTACGGAAATAAAAGTGAGCGATACGGGATACGGCATCAGCCCAAAAGCATTGCCTTATATTTTCGACCGTTATTATCAGGAAGGGGGTAACCATCAGGCTTCCGGAACAGGGATAGGACTAGCTTTAGTTAAGAATCTGGTGAAGCTGCATGAAGGGAAAATCAGCGTGGAAAGTACGTTGAATGTCGGAAGCGCCTTCTCTATCAGCTTATTAACCGACAATACTTATCCGCACGTATTGCATGCGGATTCACCTCAAAAGGTCCATCCGGAAAAAGAAGAGCCCGTGAATATAAAAACAGGAAACAAACAAGTTTTATTGATAGTAGAAGATAATCCGGATATATGCGATTATATTGCCGATTCGTTCTCCGGTGAATTTGAAGTAAAGACAGCAGGAAACGGAAAAACAGGCTTCGAAACAGCTTTACAATATATACCTGATATTATTGTGAGCGACATCATGATGCCGGTAATGAATGGCATCGATATGTGCAAGAAACTGAAAGATGATGTACGTACAAGCCATATTCCCATTATCTTGCTAACGGCAAAAGACTCTTTGCAAGATAAGGAAGAGGGGTACCATACCGGAGCGGATTCTTATCTTACCAAGCCTTTCAGCGCGACATTGCTACACAGCCGTATCCATAATTTGCTCGAATCGCGCAAACGACTTGCCGAACGTTTTAAATCATCTTCCGTACTTCAAGAGAAACGTGCTGTGGTAACCGAGTCGCTGAATAAGCTGGATACCGAATTTATACAGAAAATAAACCGGTTGATAGAAGAACAGCTTGCATCCGAAAAAACAGATATCAGTTATCTGGCTACTAATATGTGCATGAGTAATTCTACCCTTTACCGGAAAATGAAAGCATTGACAGGCCTTTCCACGAACGAGTATATCCGGAAAATAAAGATGCACCATGCGGAACGCTTGCTGTTGGAAGGAAAATATACTATTTCGGAAGTAGCATTCAAGGTAGGAATTAACAGCACTGTTTATTTCCGCCAATGCTTCAAAGAAGAGTTCGGTGTCCTGCCCTCAGAATATTTCAAACAATTTAAAAAAGAGTAA
- a CDS encoding family 43 glycosylhydrolase — protein sequence MIKKKICMFLLSCLLPLSTYPQSPADNELPEQCSAYLFVYFTGNRIEEEAICYAVSTDGYNYLALNDNKPVVDSKKISSTGGVRDPHILRCQNGKGFYMVVTDMVSGNGWDSNRAMVLMKSDDLIDWQSTVIPIQKRYKGQENLKRVWAPQTIFDHEKGKYMVYWSMKHGDGPDIIYYAYANEQFTDLEGEPKPLFLPQNRKSCIDGDILYHQGVYHLFYKTEGHGNGIKVATTHSLTSGQWEEDPEYKQQTTQAVEGAGTFKLIGQDKYILMYDMYTSGKYQFTETTDLKNFKVIDNEVKMNFHPRHGTIIPITRAELKRLINRWGTPSELGELPNNPVLPGFHADPEILYSKQTKKYYIYSTTDGQPGWGGWYFTVFSSPDLKDWNYEGIMLDLKSDQVAWADGNAWAPCIEEKKIKGKYKYFFYYSGNPKTNNGKQIGVATADSPTGPFTDLGHPIITKSPAGHGQQIDVDVFTDPVSGKSYLYWGNGYMAGAELNKDMVSVKEKTIKVMTPQGGTLQDYAYREAPYVFYRKGIYYFLWSVDDTGSPNYHVAYGTSRSPLGTIKVAEDPVILIQNPEKEIYGTAHNAVLQIPGTDEWYIIYHRINKNFLSPEKGPGIHREVCIDRMEFNEDGSIRRISPTR from the coding sequence ATGATAAAGAAAAAGATTTGTATGTTTCTGCTTAGCTGTTTACTACCATTAAGCACTTATCCTCAAAGCCCTGCGGACAATGAATTGCCTGAACAATGCAGTGCTTATCTTTTCGTATATTTCACGGGAAACCGGATAGAAGAAGAAGCCATTTGCTATGCCGTAAGTACGGACGGATATAATTACCTGGCACTAAACGATAACAAACCGGTTGTCGATTCGAAAAAAATCAGTTCTACCGGGGGAGTACGTGATCCCCATATCCTGCGTTGCCAAAACGGAAAAGGATTCTATATGGTAGTCACAGACATGGTGTCAGGCAACGGTTGGGATTCCAACCGGGCTATGGTATTAATGAAATCCGACGATTTAATCGATTGGCAATCTACCGTCATCCCTATACAGAAACGTTATAAAGGACAAGAAAACTTAAAACGGGTATGGGCTCCTCAAACAATTTTTGACCATGAGAAAGGGAAATACATGGTTTACTGGTCTATGAAACATGGAGACGGTCCGGATATAATCTATTATGCTTACGCAAACGAGCAATTTACCGATTTGGAGGGAGAACCTAAACCTTTATTTTTGCCACAAAACAGAAAGTCCTGTATCGATGGAGATATTCTTTATCACCAAGGGGTTTATCATTTATTCTACAAAACGGAAGGTCATGGAAACGGCATCAAGGTAGCCACCACCCATTCACTTACTTCGGGCCAATGGGAAGAAGATCCGGAATACAAGCAACAAACAACCCAGGCCGTAGAAGGAGCCGGAACCTTCAAACTGATCGGGCAAGACAAATATATTTTAATGTATGACATGTATACTTCAGGAAAGTACCAGTTCACAGAAACAACCGACCTGAAGAATTTCAAGGTGATAGACAATGAGGTAAAAATGAACTTCCACCCACGGCACGGAACAATCATTCCTATTACCCGGGCAGAATTAAAACGCCTCATTAACCGCTGGGGCACACCTTCCGAATTAGGAGAGTTGCCAAACAACCCGGTACTTCCGGGATTTCACGCAGATCCGGAAATACTTTACTCCAAACAGACAAAAAAATATTATATTTATTCTACTACCGACGGACAACCAGGCTGGGGTGGGTGGTATTTCACAGTTTTCTCGTCGCCGGACCTGAAGGATTGGAATTATGAAGGAATCATGCTTGACCTAAAGTCTGATCAAGTGGCTTGGGCAGACGGAAATGCATGGGCCCCCTGTATCGAAGAAAAAAAGATAAAGGGAAAATACAAATACTTCTTTTATTATAGCGGAAATCCTAAAACGAACAACGGGAAGCAGATAGGTGTGGCTACGGCTGATTCTCCTACCGGCCCTTTCACCGATTTAGGACATCCAATTATTACGAAATCGCCTGCAGGCCACGGGCAACAGATAGATGTAGATGTATTTACCGATCCTGTTTCCGGTAAATCTTACCTGTATTGGGGAAATGGCTATATGGCCGGCGCGGAATTAAATAAAGATATGGTTTCGGTTAAAGAGAAAACAATCAAAGTAATGACTCCTCAGGGTGGGACCTTGCAGGATTATGCTTACCGTGAAGCTCCTTATGTGTTTTACCGGAAAGGTATATATTATTTCTTGTGGTCTGTAGATGATACGGGTTCTCCTAATTATCATGTTGCATATGGCACTTCCAGATCGCCGTTAGGTACTATTAAAGTTGCAGAAGACCCGGTGATCCTGATCCAGAATCCTGAAAAGGAGATATACGGAACAGCCCACAATGCCGTGTTACAAATACCCGGAACAGATGAATGGTATATAATATATCATCGTATCAACAAAAATTTCTTATCTCCCGAAAAAGGTCCGGGAATCCACCGGGAAGTCTGTATAGACCGGATGGAATTTAATGAGGACGGGAGCATCCGGCGAATTTCTCCGACACGCTGA